CCCGTGCGGTGCTGCGCTGATCTCCCGCGGCGGGTCGTCCTGCTCCTCGGGCTGCTGCCCGGACTGCTCGCGGCGGTCGCGCCGTCCGCGGCGCGGGCCGGGACGCCCATCGACCTGTCCTTCACCCACGCGGGCCACGTGAACTTCGTCGGGACGGCGGGCTCGCTCCGGCGCGGCTCCAACCAGGGCGATGCCTGCAGCGTCGACAACTACGACACGGCGAAGCTCACGGGCCTGCCGCCGGGCGCCACCGTGCGCGCCGCGTATCTCTACTGGGCCGGCTCCTGGTCCGACGTCCGGCGTTCGACGCGCCGCTCGCCCGACTGGCGGGTCACCTTCGAGGGGCGCACCGTGGACGCGGACCGCCAGTTCACCGAAGCGTACGCCACCGGCGGCGAACGCTACGACTTCTTCAGCGGCATGGCCGACGTCACCGCCGCCGTCGCGGCCAAGGGGAACGGCGACTACACCTTCGGCAACCTGGACGTGAACACGCGCAGCCCGCACTGCGACGTGCAGGCGGTGGTGGCGGGCTGGTCGCTGATCGTGGTCTACGAGCATCCGGCCGAGTCGAACCGGGTGGTGAACGTCTTCGACGGATTCCAGGCCTACCGGGGCGGCCGCATCTCCGTCACCGCGGACAACTTCCAGATCGCCGCCGACGACATCAACGGCAAGGTCGCGCACCTGACGTGGGAGGGCGATGCCGAGAACAGCGGCCAGCTCGCGGGCTACACCGAGACGCTGACCTTCGACGGCGCGGTCATGCTCGACGGCCTGAACCCCGTCTCGAACCAGTTCAACTCGACGGTGAACGTGACCGGACGGTCCGACACCTGGGGCGTCGACTTCGACGTCTACGACGTGACGCCGTACCTCGCGGCCGGACAGACGAGCGCGACCACCGTCTACCAGTCCGGCCAGGACCTGGTGCTGCTCTCGGCCGAGGTGATCTCGGTGACGAACATCCCCCTGACGGACCTGGCCTGGACCGCCGGGCCGTCCACGCCCCTGCCGCTCTTCGAGACCACCCCGGTGGACCTGGCCCTGGTGAACAACGGCCCCAGCGACGAGCCCGGCGCGGTGGCCATGCGGGTGACCCTGCCGGCGGAGGTCGACTTCGCGGGCACCCCGAGCCCCGGCTGGACCGTGAGCACGGCCCTGCTGCCCGACGTGGTCTTCACCCATCCCGGCCCGCTGGCGGCCGGCGCGTCGCTGCCGTTGACCCTGCAGCTCGTGCCCCACGCCCTGCCCGCCGCGCCGGCGGCTCTCGACGTCCTGGTCACCAGCGGCTCGTTCGATTTCGCTCCGGCCAACAACAGCGGCGCCGTGCCCCTGGACATCGTCGCCTCGCCGGCCCAACTCGTCTCGGTCGCCGCGGTGGAGACGCTCGACGACCCCGTCAACGGCGCCGCCAACCCCAAGGCCATCCCGGGGGCGACCGTGCTGTGCACCCTGACGACGAGCAACCTCGGCGCCGGGGCCGTCGACAACAACTCGGTGGAGGTCGTGCTCGCCATCCCGCCGGACGCGGCCCTGATCGTGACCGACTACCCCGGCGGGACCGGGCCCATCCACCTCGCGGACGGAACGCCCGCCAGCCGCCTGACCCTCGGGCGCGGCCACTGGGGCAACGGCCAGGAAGACGTGTCCTTCTCGGACAACGGCGGCGCCACGTTCAAGTACAAGCCCACGGCCGACGCCTTCGGCGCCGACGGGGCCGTGACCCACGTGCGCGTGCGCCCGAGCGGGACGTTCGCGGGCCGGGACGCCACCGGACCGTCGTCGTTCTCCCTGCTCTACCGGATCATGGTGCGCTACTGACCGGACGGCCCGGCCGATCCGGGCCGGCGCCAGGCGCCGATTCCGGTCCGCCACGCCAACGTCGCATCGCATCGATGATCTAAAAAACAGAGTGTTTTTTCAAAAATCTACCTAGTTTAAGGTTTTTTGTCTTGAGTTTAAGCTTAAAACTGGTAGAATTAAGCCTTCGAAGCACATCCCCCCAGCCTGTGAGGTGCCTGATCCATGGATTCGAAGAACGCCCCGCTCCGTGAGTTCCTGGAGATCCCGTACGACCGTCTCGAAGAGCTGAACCTCGAATCCAAGGCGCACCAGGAGAGCTGGACGCCCATGGAGAAGATCGAGAAGGAGCGGCGGGCCTACCTCGAGAGCGAGAAGCGGATCAAGGCCGTCACCGTGGCCTTCACCGACCTCGAGGGCCGGCTGCACATGCTGGACTACGACAAGAAGTTCCTCCTCGGCGCCGACCAGCTCACCTTCGACGGCTCGTCGATCCGCGGCTTCTCGCGCATCGCCGAGAGCGACCTGATCCTCGGCATCGACTGGCGGGCCTTCTACTGGATGCCGTCGGACATCTTCGGGCCCGGCAAGGTGCTCGTGTTCGGCATGGTCCTCGACCAGCACGGCCAGCCCTACGAGGCCGACTTCCGCGGCCGCCTCATGCGCCTGACCGAGGCGATGTACCGCAAGGACGGCACCGTGGCGAACGTCTCGGCCGAGATCGAGGGCTTCATCTTCAAGGGGGCCGACGCCGAGCGGAAGTACTACCGCCAGCACGAGTTCGACCTCGTCAGCACCGGCGGCTACTACAACAGCCTGCCCCAGGATCCCCTGCGCCGCTTCATCGACACCTCGGCCGAGGTGCAGCGGGCCATGGGCTTCGAGAACGAGAAGGACCACCCCGAGGTCGGCCCGTCCCAGTTCGAGATGAACTTCAAGTACTCCGGCGCCCTGGTCTGCGCCGACCACATCCAGCTCTACAAGCTGCTCTGCCGGCAGGTGGCCCAGTCCATGGACATGACGGCCAGCTTCCTGCCCAAGCCCGTCACCGGCATCAACGGCAGCGGCATGCACACCAACATGAGCCTCGCGCGGAACGGCGAGAACCTGTTCTACGACGAGAAGGGCCCGGACAGGATGTCGCAGCTCGGCCAGGACTTCATCCGGCGCATCCTGCACTCGGCCGAGGACCTCTGCCTGATCCTCAACGCCAGCGTGAACGCCTACCGCCGCCTGGACCCGAACTACGAGGCGCCGAACGAGATCGCCGCCTCGCCGACCGACCGCAGCAGCATGATCCGCATCCCCCTGGCGGGCAAGGCGGGCAAGCGCATCGAGGTGCGTTCGGTGGGGCCGGACTCGAACCCCTACATGCTGATCTACGCGCTGCTGCGCACCGGCATGGAAGGCCCGGAGCCCGACCCGAACGCCCCGAAGCCCAAGCGGATCCGCAAGCGTCTGCTCCCGGGCAACATCTACGACGCCATGGGCCTCCACCGGCGCAGCGCCTGGGTGCGGGAACTCCTCGGCGACGACTCCCACGTCAAGTACCACGACCTGAAGCGGGCCTGCGCGCACCGCTGCCCGCGGGCTCTCGGCGACCGCATCAAGCGGGCGGAAATCATGTTCCACCACGAGGTGACCAACCAGATGCTGTGGAGCATGTTCTAGGCGCCGCGGATTCCCCCCCGCTGACGTCCGGCCGGCGGCCCCCAGGGGCCGCCGGTTTCTTTTCGGGCCGTCCCTCGTCCCACCCGCCCAGTGGGAGTTCCGGCCCGCCAACCTCCTGCAACACAAGAGATTGTCGCGTAGCGACCGATAAGGAATCCCGCAACTATTCCTAAAGAGAACGGCTTCTCACCCGAAGCTAGGGACGGAACCATGGAACCGGCGCACAGCCGGATTGCGCGCCAAGAGGGAGGACTCCGCGTCATGTCGATCAAACTCAAGATGATCCTGGGAATTGCCACGATGGCCGTGCTCTGCCTCGGCGTCGGGCCCGTTTCGATCCAGGTCTCGCAGACCAAGGCCCTGAACGGGGACCTGGCCCAGACCAACCACGTGGCGGAGATGATCAAGTCGCGTGAGATCGATCATCTGAAATGGGTGACGGCGCTCGAGGAGTTCGTGATGAACAACGAGCGCGAGTTGCACCTGCACCGGGACCACCGGACGTGCGAGCTGGGCAAGGTGCTGTACGGCCCCGAACTGGGCGAGATCAGCCGGCTGATGCCGGAAGTCGGGGG
This genomic stretch from bacterium harbors:
- a CDS encoding DUF3344 domain-containing protein translates to MRCCADLPRRVVLLLGLLPGLLAAVAPSAARAGTPIDLSFTHAGHVNFVGTAGSLRRGSNQGDACSVDNYDTAKLTGLPPGATVRAAYLYWAGSWSDVRRSTRRSPDWRVTFEGRTVDADRQFTEAYATGGERYDFFSGMADVTAAVAAKGNGDYTFGNLDVNTRSPHCDVQAVVAGWSLIVVYEHPAESNRVVNVFDGFQAYRGGRISVTADNFQIAADDINGKVAHLTWEGDAENSGQLAGYTETLTFDGAVMLDGLNPVSNQFNSTVNVTGRSDTWGVDFDVYDVTPYLAAGQTSATTVYQSGQDLVLLSAEVISVTNIPLTDLAWTAGPSTPLPLFETTPVDLALVNNGPSDEPGAVAMRVTLPAEVDFAGTPSPGWTVSTALLPDVVFTHPGPLAAGASLPLTLQLVPHALPAAPAALDVLVTSGSFDFAPANNSGAVPLDIVASPAQLVSVAAVETLDDPVNGAANPKAIPGATVLCTLTTSNLGAGAVDNNSVEVVLAIPPDAALIVTDYPGGTGPIHLADGTPASRLTLGRGHWGNGQEDVSFSDNGGATFKYKPTADAFGADGAVTHVRVRPSGTFAGRDATGPSSFSLLYRIMVRY
- a CDS encoding glutamine synthetase, which encodes MDSKNAPLREFLEIPYDRLEELNLESKAHQESWTPMEKIEKERRAYLESEKRIKAVTVAFTDLEGRLHMLDYDKKFLLGADQLTFDGSSIRGFSRIAESDLILGIDWRAFYWMPSDIFGPGKVLVFGMVLDQHGQPYEADFRGRLMRLTEAMYRKDGTVANVSAEIEGFIFKGADAERKYYRQHEFDLVSTGGYYNSLPQDPLRRFIDTSAEVQRAMGFENEKDHPEVGPSQFEMNFKYSGALVCADHIQLYKLLCRQVAQSMDMTASFLPKPVTGINGSGMHTNMSLARNGENLFYDEKGPDRMSQLGQDFIRRILHSAEDLCLILNASVNAYRRLDPNYEAPNEIAASPTDRSSMIRIPLAGKAGKRIEVRSVGPDSNPYMLIYALLRTGMEGPEPDPNAPKPKRIRKRLLPGNIYDAMGLHRRSAWVRELLGDDSHVKYHDLKRACAHRCPRALGDRIKRAEIMFHHEVTNQMLWSMF